The window GGTGCAGGCCGCCCGCCAGGCCGAGCTCAGCCCGGTCGCCTCGTTACCGACGACAAGCACGGTCGGGCCACGCAGATCGCACCGCTCGAGGTCGTCGGTGGCGTCCTCGGTGAGCCCGACCACCTCGAGACGTGCTCCCGGAGCCGTCAGCCTCCCGATGAGCAGGTCCGGCGAGTCGAGCCGGACGACGGGGAGCGCGAAGAGCGATCCGACGCTGGCGCGCACCGACCTCGGGTCGTAGGGGTCGGCGGCGTGCCCGGTGACGAGCAGCCCGTGGGCACCGAGCGCATCGGCCGAGCGAATCAGGGTGCCGAGGTTGCCGGGACTGCTCGGCCGGTCGAAGGCGAGCACGAGCAGGTCATCGCGGGCCGGGATCCGATCGACGTCGTCGTCGGCGATCGCGACGACGGCGAGCAGTTCCGGCGGGTCGGCATCCTTCTCGCCGAGCTCGCCGATCAGCTCGGAGGAGACCGCTGCGATCCGCGCGGGAACCGAGTCCAGCAGGCCTCGCGCCCATCGGGACAACGTCGGCCGCCCGGCGTCGTAGAGCAGCTCCCGGACGACCCAGCCGTGCTCGACGGCTGCGGAGATGGGCCGCACTCCTTGGACCACGAACTCGCCCGCGCGGTGTCGCTTGGTGCGGTTGGTGAGCAATGTCTGCCAGCGCTGGAACGTCGCGTTGCGTGCGCTCACGCGCACGGCGGGGGCCGGCATGGGCTCGATCGTAGGCGGCGACATCGGGCCTGCCGAGATCCGCCGACCTTTCCGGCCACGGTGGTCGGTACCGGGGAGTAGACAGGCAGCTATGAGCGACATCCTCGTGGGTACCGCATCCTGGACCGACAAGACGCTGCTCGCCTCGGGCTGGTATCCGAAGGAAGCCGACAGCGCCCAGTCCCGGCTCGACTACTACGCGAAGCAGTTCCCGCTGGTCGAGGTCGACGCGACCTACTACACGCCGCCGGCCGAGCGGACGGCGCAGCTGTGGGCGGAGCGGACGCCGCCGGACTTCACCTTCAACATCAAGGCATTCTCGCTGCTGACCCAGCATCCGACCCGGGTCGCGTCGCTGTACAAGGACCTGCGGCCGGAGACGTCGAAACGCAACGTCTATCTCAAGGACCTCGACCAGGGCGTCGTCGACCAGGTCTGGGAGCGGTTCTGCTCGGCGCTGACGCCGCTGCACGACGCGGGCAAGCTCGGCGCCGTCCTGTTCCAGTTCCCCCAGTGGTTCCCCATCGGCAAGCGCAACCGGCACTACATCCTGGAGTGCAAGCGACGGTGCGAGCCCTACGGCTTCTGCGTCGAGTTCCGCAACAGGACCTGGCTCTCGGAGGACAACCGCGACGAGACGCTGGACTTCCTGCGTTCCTACGGAGTTCCCTACGTCTGTGTCGACATGCCGCAGGGCCACACGTCGTCCGTGCCGCCGATCGTGGCCGCGACGGCCGACCTCGCCGTGATGCGCTTTCACGGCCACAGCGACAAGTGGGAGAGCAAGGACATCTACGACCGGTTCGGCTACCGCTACAGCGAATCCGAGCTCGCCGAGTGGGCCCCGCGGCTGCGCACGCTCGCCGACCAGGCGAGCCGCGTCCACGTCCTGATGAACAACTGTTA is drawn from Mycobacteriales bacterium and contains these coding sequences:
- a CDS encoding TrmH family RNA methyltransferase — encoded protein: MPAPAVRVSARNATFQRWQTLLTNRTKRHRAGEFVVQGVRPISAAVEHGWVVRELLYDAGRPTLSRWARGLLDSVPARIAAVSSELIGELGEKDADPPELLAVVAIADDDVDRIPARDDLLVLAFDRPSSPGNLGTLIRSADALGAHGLLVTGHAADPYDPRSVRASVGSLFALPVVRLDSPDLLIGRLTAPGARLEVVGLTEDATDDLERCDLRGPTVLVVGNEATGLSSAWRAACTRLAAIPMSGTASSLNAATAGGIALYEAARQRGSGSSSELRT
- a CDS encoding DUF72 domain-containing protein, which encodes MSDILVGTASWTDKTLLASGWYPKEADSAQSRLDYYAKQFPLVEVDATYYTPPAERTAQLWAERTPPDFTFNIKAFSLLTQHPTRVASLYKDLRPETSKRNVYLKDLDQGVVDQVWERFCSALTPLHDAGKLGAVLFQFPQWFPIGKRNRHYILECKRRCEPYGFCVEFRNRTWLSEDNRDETLDFLRSYGVPYVCVDMPQGHTSSVPPIVAATADLAVMRFHGHSDKWESKDIYDRFGYRYSESELAEWAPRLRTLADQASRVHVLMNNC